A stretch of bacterium DNA encodes these proteins:
- a CDS encoding PDZ domain-containing protein yields MNRHFVTFALVALVLVVACRKQEAGPSLGATYAQVARPAVWRVLPRTQAETLGLAPGDVILSYNGEPVKTVDELVQLQFRSVGSQGKIPMTVLRGDAEKTFTADPGVLGVLPDAERYPAGLAVALKDILAYYGVTVDYDWLAALTGESFAFTARRDGCRAAWPDGQAGHYLQTITKYYGLSFRPVLAPGQDSARTAGPSQREALATIRARLGRGKPVLVFGAWSGGNGESWGIATRCGPNDSLLHGYALGSGGEVALSGPIREAYEVAHHATGEPDPGDMLTTVLTQALELGQASADTGWQSGIAAYDIWIRSLDTIPFCPASQDSGRADFDRLIWTLLANKESANGYLQDMLEALPDQCDLINAIMGKNQAIIGKLEGIIQSGVQVGTRESQQKLARAVNEIELIEVDQMGLYQNLIGEL; encoded by the coding sequence ATGAATAGGCACTTTGTCACTTTTGCCCTGGTCGCCCTGGTGCTGGTCGTCGCGTGCCGGAAGCAGGAGGCCGGTCCGTCGTTAGGCGCTACCTACGCGCAGGTCGCGCGGCCGGCAGTCTGGCGCGTTCTGCCCCGGACCCAGGCGGAAACGCTCGGGCTCGCGCCCGGCGACGTCATCTTGTCCTACAACGGTGAGCCGGTGAAGACCGTCGACGAACTGGTGCAGCTCCAGTTTCGGTCGGTTGGTTCTCAGGGGAAGATCCCGATGACCGTGCTGCGCGGCGACGCTGAGAAGACGTTCACGGCCGACCCCGGCGTGCTGGGCGTGCTGCCCGACGCCGAGCGGTATCCGGCCGGGCTGGCGGTCGCGCTGAAGGACATCCTGGCCTATTACGGCGTGACCGTGGACTACGACTGGCTGGCGGCCCTGACCGGTGAGTCGTTCGCGTTCACCGCCCGGCGCGACGGTTGCCGCGCCGCATGGCCGGACGGGCAGGCCGGGCACTATCTGCAGACCATCACGAAGTACTACGGCTTGTCGTTCCGACCCGTCCTTGCCCCGGGCCAGGATTCGGCCCGAACGGCGGGCCCATCTCAGCGGGAGGCGCTGGCCACAATCCGCGCGCGGTTGGGCCGGGGTAAGCCGGTACTGGTGTTCGGCGCCTGGTCCGGCGGCAACGGCGAGAGCTGGGGCATCGCGACGCGGTGCGGCCCGAACGACTCGCTGCTGCACGGCTATGCCCTGGGCTCAGGCGGCGAGGTGGCGCTGAGCGGACCGATCAGGGAGGCGTATGAGGTCGCTCATCACGCCACCGGCGAACCCGACCCGGGCGACATGCTGACCACGGTGCTGACTCAGGCGCTTGAGTTGGGCCAGGCGTCGGCCGATACGGGCTGGCAGTCAGGCATTGCCGCGTACGACATCTGGATTCGCAGCCTGGATACCATACCGTTCTGCCCGGCGAGTCAGGACAGCGGCCGGGCGGACTTCGACCGACTCATCTGGACCCTGCTCGCCAACAAGGAAAGCGCCAACGGGTACCTGCAGGACATGCTCGAGGCGCTTCCCGACCAGTGCGACCTGATCAACGCAATCATGGGCAAGAACCAGGCGATCATCGGCAAGCTCGAGGGGATCATCCAGAGCGGCGTTCAGGTCGGGACGCGTGAGAGCCAGCAGAAGCTGGCCCGTGCGGTGAACGAGATTGAGTTGATCGAGGTCGACCAAATGGGTCTGTACCAGAACCTGATCGGCGAATTGTAG
- a CDS encoding class I SAM-dependent methyltransferase, translated as MAKKYTVLETWIVNTAKPVESNSAEQTFDRMERQGGGKLPVIDVPIEYGLEQHFLDEAQIRDFASHMGGAQDILDIGPGDGWPLLRLAPLFRAVTGAEPSQRRVDAITAGAEKLGLKNVTVKKVPVTGLDFPDNRFDGVVAATSIEQSPDPYKAIAEVFRVLKPGGRFRVFFEASEGRERELSEDMMLTETTDSLGYHYSLKHTRPPWERNYLVKFANTPEMKEEFQKLRDLVERIGTNPSANPEVGLQFLERNQAAITGASFYELEHFTSEAMKETLEDAGFVNVRITWSAVTLARSLWPRLKDSALTDVQAQAVCAGLADLSVRLEAPAGLGEPVVGTKPA; from the coding sequence ATGGCGAAGAAATACACCGTTCTTGAGACTTGGATTGTCAATACTGCCAAGCCGGTCGAGTCCAACAGCGCAGAGCAGACTTTTGACCGTATGGAGCGGCAGGGCGGCGGGAAGCTGCCGGTCATCGACGTTCCGATTGAGTACGGGCTGGAGCAGCATTTCCTCGACGAGGCGCAAATCCGTGACTTCGCCTCGCACATGGGTGGCGCCCAGGACATTCTGGACATCGGGCCCGGCGACGGCTGGCCGTTGCTCCGCCTCGCGCCATTGTTCAGGGCCGTGACCGGCGCCGAGCCGTCGCAGCGCCGGGTGGATGCCATTACCGCCGGCGCCGAGAAGCTCGGGTTGAAGAACGTCACGGTGAAGAAGGTGCCGGTTACCGGGCTCGATTTCCCCGACAACCGGTTCGACGGCGTCGTGGCCGCGACTTCCATCGAGCAGAGCCCGGATCCGTACAAGGCGATTGCCGAGGTGTTCCGCGTGCTGAAGCCGGGCGGCCGGTTCCGCGTCTTCTTCGAGGCGAGCGAGGGGCGCGAGCGTGAGTTGAGCGAGGACATGATGCTGACCGAGACGACGGATTCGCTCGGTTACCACTATTCGCTGAAGCACACGCGGCCGCCGTGGGAGCGGAACTACCTCGTGAAGTTCGCGAACACGCCGGAGATGAAGGAGGAGTTCCAGAAGCTCCGCGACCTGGTCGAGCGGATCGGCACAAACCCTTCGGCCAATCCGGAGGTCGGGCTGCAGTTCCTCGAGCGCAATCAGGCGGCTATCACCGGCGCGAGTTTCTACGAGCTCGAGCACTTCACCAGCGAGGCGATGAAGGAAACGCTGGAGGACGCCGGGTTCGTCAACGTCAGGATTACGTGGTCGGCCGTGACGCTGGCCCGGAGCCTGTGGCCGCGTCTGAAGGACTCCGCGTTGACCGACGTGCAGGCGCAGGCGGTCTGCGCCGGGCTCGCCGACCTTTCGGTACGGCTCGAAGCGCCGGCCGGCCTGGGTGAGCCGGTGGTCGGCACGAAGCCGGCGTAA
- a CDS encoding YkgJ family cysteine cluster protein, translated as MKLETDLARILELAKEKEAENQAFRVHIRRCSITPEEIDGIVHRLSGIVSSKIDCRTCANCCRELYPALSRRDIARLAQAVGVTPDVLAHTYLKEVEEKGKFVPTQKPCPFLQDKLCRYYHSRPESCVDFPFLYRPDFATHSVMALWNLPYCPIVYNVYELLKAEIAELEMLRRSAKEEDLE; from the coding sequence ATGAAACTCGAGACCGACCTTGCCCGCATACTGGAACTGGCCAAAGAGAAGGAAGCCGAGAACCAGGCGTTTCGTGTCCACATCAGACGTTGCTCTATCACTCCGGAAGAGATCGACGGCATCGTCCACCGTCTGTCGGGCATAGTCTCCTCGAAAATCGACTGCCGCACGTGTGCCAACTGCTGCCGAGAGTTGTATCCGGCGCTAAGCCGGAGAGATATTGCGCGGCTGGCGCAGGCCGTGGGTGTCACGCCGGACGTACTCGCGCACACGTACCTGAAGGAGGTTGAGGAGAAGGGGAAGTTCGTGCCCACTCAGAAGCCCTGCCCGTTTCTTCAGGACAAACTCTGCCGCTACTACCACAGCCGGCCCGAGTCCTGCGTCGACTTTCCCTTCCTGTACAGGCCGGATTTCGCCACCCATTCCGTCATGGCGCTCTGGAACCTGCCGTACTGCCCGATTGTCTACAACGTCTACGAACTCCTCAAGGCCGAAATCGCAGAGCTTGAGATGCTCCGCCGTTCCGCAAAGGAGGAAGACCTTGAATAG
- a CDS encoding diacylglycerol kinase family protein → MARVVTIVNPVAGKARGAKLRAGAVEELRRLFPDMAIMETNAPGHATALAQAASDSELVIAVGGDGTAREVASGLLPSTRMLESSTPRPLLAVIPVGSCNDLPKNVGIPADVTEACRVAKEGRERPIDVIRVEMSNDASSAVTYFVNAAGFGFDATVTAEAQKSRHLSGLPLYLVAVIRALSNLQCPLVRIRAGEFETEQRVLMIAAANGRYYGGGMKVAPEARPDDGLIEVCIGFSMGRISALTKLPRFVAGTHVTLKEVRMLRAPELDLDFLEPVKIELDGDVLSPQPYRRFRLTALPKAISIRVA, encoded by the coding sequence ATGGCGCGCGTCGTTACCATCGTGAATCCGGTCGCGGGCAAGGCCCGAGGGGCGAAGCTGCGCGCCGGGGCAGTCGAGGAGCTGAGGCGGCTCTTTCCGGATATGGCCATCATGGAGACGAACGCGCCCGGCCACGCGACCGCGCTCGCGCAGGCGGCGAGTGACTCGGAGCTGGTAATCGCGGTCGGCGGGGACGGAACCGCGCGCGAAGTCGCCTCCGGCCTCCTGCCCTCCACTAGAATGCTCGAATCCTCGACCCCTCGACCCCTTCTCGCTGTCATCCCCGTCGGTTCGTGCAACGACCTCCCGAAGAACGTCGGCATTCCTGCAGACGTGACTGAAGCCTGCCGGGTTGCCAAGGAGGGCAGGGAGCGTCCAATCGACGTCATCCGAGTTGAGATGTCGAACGATGCCTCTTCGGCAGTAACGTACTTCGTCAACGCGGCCGGTTTCGGATTCGACGCCACCGTCACGGCCGAGGCGCAGAAGTCAAGGCACTTGAGCGGATTGCCGCTGTACCTGGTTGCGGTCATCAGAGCGCTGAGTAACCTGCAATGCCCACTCGTGCGGATTCGTGCGGGCGAGTTTGAGACCGAGCAGCGCGTCCTGATGATTGCCGCGGCCAACGGTCGGTACTACGGAGGCGGGATGAAAGTAGCGCCCGAGGCAAGACCCGACGACGGGCTTATCGAGGTCTGCATCGGCTTCAGCATGGGCCGAATCTCGGCTCTGACGAAGCTGCCGCGCTTCGTCGCCGGCACCCACGTGACTCTCAAGGAAGTCAGGATGCTCCGCGCACCTGAGCTGGACCTCGATTTCCTCGAGCCGGTGAAGATCGAGCTCGACGGCGACGTGCTCTCGCCTCAACCCTACAGGCGTTTCCGCCTGACCGCCCTGCCCAAGGCCATCAGCATCCGTGTTGCCTGA
- a CDS encoding Ig-like domain-containing protein, whose product MRYALLAAVTLAAILPSGCDRKSQQPDTTPPVLSWVYPHDGDTVAAGVYELTVLATDDQQMKDVAFFNGPDLLGLIDTPQGDTYRVAVDCRADTGHVYQLRAYARDMALHQVESDVTVYIRR is encoded by the coding sequence ATGAGGTACGCTCTGTTGGCCGCAGTCACGCTGGCTGCAATCCTACCGTCGGGCTGCGACCGCAAATCCCAGCAACCGGACACGACACCGCCGGTCCTCAGTTGGGTCTACCCGCACGACGGCGACACCGTCGCCGCCGGCGTCTACGAACTGACGGTGCTGGCGACGGACGACCAGCAAATGAAGGATGTCGCGTTCTTCAACGGGCCCGACTTGCTCGGCCTGATTGACACTCCGCAGGGCGACACGTACCGCGTCGCGGTTGACTGCCGGGCCGACACGGGACATGTTTACCAGCTCCGCGCCTACGCCCGAGATATGGCGTTGCATCAGGTCGAATCCGACGTGACGGTGTACATCCGGCGCTGA
- a CDS encoding 2'-5' RNA ligase family protein, with product MKAAQHCVVAFPKLDSEAQIQDLREQFPTWYYRVRPYIPMVLPFTPATLDEIQNVSEHVGRVRRDLHPLAVSFTHCTEHGESLFFEIQDGRDELIQLHVAMTGAEPLSLLGGAPVYEPQVWLGRVTDPRQRAYALAEANRIGRSLGVIDAVTLLRIEPDEEHKLVATFPFGIGRVDYYDRFTA from the coding sequence GTGAAGGCGGCCCAGCATTGCGTCGTCGCTTTCCCGAAACTGGACAGCGAGGCGCAGATCCAGGACCTCAGAGAGCAGTTTCCGACCTGGTACTACCGGGTCAGGCCGTATATCCCGATGGTGCTGCCGTTCACGCCTGCCACCCTCGACGAAATCCAGAACGTTTCCGAGCACGTCGGTCGAGTCCGTCGCGACCTCCATCCGCTCGCCGTTTCCTTCACCCACTGCACCGAACACGGCGAGTCGCTTTTCTTCGAAATCCAGGATGGCCGTGACGAACTCATTCAGCTTCATGTTGCCATGACCGGCGCCGAACCGCTGTCTCTACTCGGCGGTGCGCCGGTCTACGAGCCCCAAGTCTGGCTCGGCCGCGTGACCGATCCCCGCCAGCGCGCCTACGCCTTGGCCGAGGCCAATCGTATCGGCCGTTCACTCGGCGTAATTGATGCTGTCACCTTGCTCAGAATCGAGCCGGACGAGGAACACAAACTCGTTGCTACCTTCCCCTTCGGCATCGGTCGGGTCGACTACTACGACCGATTCACGGCCTGA
- a CDS encoding right-handed parallel beta-helix repeat-containing protein, whose translation MKSLSFPIALALSLVACAVHTEPTPPVSIAPVGRLVVAQDSSTRFLTITAALDSARDGDTVFVMPGEYHEPVKVEKTRHITLLGADPATTIVDASDQYAAIELRTDSNRVSGFTLRGADSHGIWVREGQQFIDHCLIIDNGDRGIYLSSFAGRSYAKITHCTIADNGEVGIHAARDDSNTVITDCIIALNPRGVVTDQPEGKLVVRRNCLFGNGLDFDRVAPGDSNIVRDPMFFDNAEGDFRLKNDSPCIGAGIGGTNLGAF comes from the coding sequence ATGAAGAGCCTTAGCTTTCCTATCGCCTTGGCACTGTCGCTCGTCGCCTGCGCGGTCCATACCGAACCCACGCCGCCGGTTTCCATCGCGCCGGTTGGACGTCTGGTAGTCGCTCAGGACAGCAGCACCAGGTTCCTCACAATCACGGCCGCGCTCGACTCGGCCCGGGATGGCGACACCGTTTTCGTGATGCCGGGTGAATACCACGAACCCGTGAAGGTCGAAAAGACGCGACACATCACGTTGCTTGGAGCCGATCCGGCCACAACCATCGTTGATGCCAGCGACCAGTATGCGGCGATCGAGTTGCGCACCGACAGCAACCGGGTTTCCGGTTTCACATTGCGTGGCGCTGACTCGCACGGAATATGGGTGAGAGAAGGGCAGCAGTTCATCGACCACTGCCTGATTATCGACAATGGCGACCGGGGAATCTACCTGAGCTCATTTGCAGGACGTTCCTACGCGAAGATCACTCACTGTACGATTGCCGACAATGGCGAGGTCGGAATTCACGCTGCCCGGGACGATTCCAACACGGTAATAACCGACTGTATCATCGCGCTCAACCCGCGCGGAGTAGTGACAGACCAACCTGAAGGCAAGCTCGTGGTACGACGGAATTGTCTGTTTGGCAATGGGCTCGACTTCGACCGCGTTGCTCCGGGCGACAGCAACATCGTTCGAGACCCGATGTTCTTCGACAACGCAGAGGGTGATTTTCGACTCAAGAATGACTCACCCTGCATCGGCGCAGGGATTGGTGGAACCAACCTCGGAGCATTCTAA